Sequence from the Abditibacteriaceae bacterium genome:
ATTAGCGTTAATCTGTCGGCGCGACAGTTCGAGCAGCCCGATTTGGTGTCGCAGGTCGCGAAGATTCTGCGCGAAACTGACCTGCAGGGAAGCCAGCTTGAGTTGGAAATCACCGAAAGCGTTGTGATGCGCGACATCGGAACGGCGATGGAAACACTGCTCGCCCTCAAGAAACTCGGCGTCCGGCTTGCCATCGACGATTTTGGCACCGGCTATTCGAGCCTTGCGTACCTCAAGCAATTCCCCGTCGATACCCTGAAAATCGACCGTTCCTTTATCGCCGGAATGACGGGCGAAACCACGCTCACGTCAGTTGCCGCGCGCGTTGATGGCGATGGCGCGATTGTGCGCGCCGTGATTTCGCTGGCCGAAACCTTTGGTGTGGCGGTCACGGCGGAAGGCGTTGAAACGGCGGCGCAATTAACCCAGTTGCGCGGCTTGAATTGCGAATCAGGTCAGGGATTTTTGTTTGCGCATCCGCGTCCCGCAAGCGAAATTTCGCCTCTCGAATTCAAAAAATCGGTTGAGTTTCAGGTGCAGAAACCGGAATAGGCGCGCACTTCCCAGAGTCGTTAAAATAATGGGCTATGTCTTTGCTTCCGACGAAAACCATCGAAACATTCGCCAACCCGCACCCGAATAATTCCTACACGATTCGCTTTCAAACCGCCGAGTTCACGGCACTGTGCCCGCTTACGGGACAGCCCGATTTCGCGCGTATTGAAGTCGAATATTCGCCTGCGGAACACTGCCTCGAATCGAAGTCGCTCAAGCAGTATCTCTGGAGCTTCCGCGACGAAGGCCATTTTCACGAAGATGTCACCAATATCATCCTCAACGACATGGTGCGCGCGTGCTCGCCCCAGTGGATGACGGTCACCGGCCACTTCAACATTCGCGGTGGCATCGATTTTGTCATCACGGCGCGCCACGATTCCAAATAAGAAATGAGTGCGGTTGAATTCGACCGTACTTTTAGGAAGATCATGGAAACTGCCGCGCCGATGAAACGCAGCCCCTTTAAGCCATCGCTCGATTGGTTGCTGATTTTTGTGCCGATTTCAATTCTGTTGCGCTTTGTGCCGGGATTGAGAAACGACACCGCGCTGTTCGTTTGCGCGTGTCTGGCGATTATTCCGCTTGCGGGTTGGATGGGTCGCGCCACGGAACATCTGGCCGAGCAAGTCGGGCAGGGCGTCGGTGGTTTGCTCAACGCAACATTCGGCAACGCCGCCGAATTGATTATTGCTCTGATGGCGCTTTCAAAAGGCTTGACGGGCGTTGTCAAAGCGTCCATTACCGGCTCGATTATCGGCAACATTTTGCTGGTTCTGGGCTTGAGCTTTTTTGCTGGCGGCTTGAAATTTTCCGAGCAAAAGTTCAATCGTACTGCCGCGCGCTCCAGTGCAACCGCGCTGACGCTTGCGGCGATTGCGCTCATCATCCCGACGATTTTTCATCTTGTTGCCGATGATATTCCTGTTGAGCAGGGCGGCTGGACCGTAGCGAAGGAACAAAGCCTTTCCCTCTGGATTGCCGTGGTGCTGATTCTGACCTACGCGGCGAGTCTAGTTTTCTCGCTGAAAACTCACAAAGCCTTGTTCATTGGCGGCAGCCACGGCGTCGCCGATGAAGCGGACGCGGCGCATGGCGAACATTGGAGCAAGAAGAAGTCGATTATCGTTTTGCTTATCGCAACCTGCTTTGTCGCGATGATTTCCGAATTCCTCGTCGGCGCGGTCGAAGCGGCTCGCAAAGATTTAGGCTTGACCGAAGTATTCGTCGGCGTTATCGTGGTGGCGATTATCGGCAATGCAGCGGAGCATTCATCGGCGATTTTGATGGCGATGCGCAACAAAATGGATTTGGCGGTTGGCATCGCGGTTGGCTCCAGTTTGCAAATCGCGCTTTTCGTCGCGCCGGTTTTGATTTTCGCTTCGCACCTGATGGGCCGCCCTATGGACCTGGAATTTACCATTCCCGAAGTCGTGGCGATGGTGTTGGCCATTGGTATCACCGGCCAGATTTCGGGCGATGGCGAAAGCAACTGGCTCGAAGGCGCGCAATTGCTTTCGGTTTATATCGTGCTCGGCATCTTGTTTTACTTCCTGCCGGAAATGCACGAAGCGGCTGCGGGTGCCGTTGCAGGCAGCCACTGAAGTACAGTCGAATTCGACTGTACTTTCCTATGAAATTCGAGCCGTTGCCCGCCGCGTTTTTCGCCGCCGATACCGTTGTTGCGTCGCAGGAACTACTCGGGCATTTTCTGCTGCGTAAGCTCGACGGCGAGTGGTGCGGCGGTGAAATTGTCGAAACCGAAGCGTATATCTCCGACGATCCGGCGTGTCATGCGTATGTGCGCGAAACCCCGCGCAACCGCTCGATGTGGGGCGCGGCGGGTCGCGCTTACGTGTATCGCATTTACGGAATGCACTTTTGCTTCAACGCGGTGTGCCGTGAAACGGGCGTCGCCGAAGCCGCCCTCGTGCGCGCCATCGAGCCGCGCTTTGGCACTGGGGCGATGCAGAAGCGCCGCGCGATGACAGGCAAGAATCTCACAAACGGCCCGGCCAAGTTTTGTCAGGCGCTGGGAATCGATTTGGCTCTGGACGGTGCCGATCTGGCATCACCTGATTCGCCGCTGTTACTGGCGCGCAATCCCGAACGCGATAAATTTGTCGCAGCACGTGCACCGCTGGTCACAACAACGCGCATCGGCATCACGCGCGCGGCGGATTGGCCGTTGCGCTGGTATCTCGGTGGCTCCGATTACGTTTCGCGCCGCGCGCCGAAAACAGCTGTTTAATCAACTCGCAAGAGTACGGTCGATTTCGACCGTACTCTTTTTGCGTTCAGGACGCAGCTATGTCACAATGGGGCGGCGATTGGCAAATAAAATGCGCCGCGCCGGAGCTTTTTGATGCACTTCCGTTCTTTCCTTCCAACACTTCTCACTTTATCCCTTACAGCGCTTGCAACCAATGCATATGCTGCGCCTTTTACCGTAACTCGCAACGCCGATGACGGCCGCGCTGGTACCTTGCGCGCCGCTATCGAAAGCGCCAACACGACGATGGGCGCAGACACTATCGAATTCAACATCACTGGGCCGCCACGCATTGTTTTAGACGCAGCTCGCGGCACGCTCAACATCACCGACTCGGTATTCATCAACGGCTACTCGCAAACAGGTTCGGATGAGAACACGCTTGTCACTGGTGCCACCAATGCAGTTCCGGGCATCGAAATTAACGGTGCGGCAATCGCGGGTAGCGCGAACGGGTTTCGAATCACGAACACCACTGATGTTGAAATTCGCGGTCTCTCCATTACCGGCTTTGACGGTAATGCGATCGCTATCAGCGATTCGAGTGACATTACGGTTGCAGGCTGCTTTCTCGGCCTCACGAGCGCTGGTGCCGTCGATGGCAACGGCAATGGCATTTCAACGAACAATGTCGATTCGTCGCTTTTCGGCGGCTCGGCGATAGAAGATAAAAACGTCATTTCCGGCAACACGCTCGACGGTATTCATCTTTCGTTCGGTTCAAATGCCAATCGGGTGCGTGGCAACCTCATTGGGACGGACAAAGCCGGAACAACCAAAATTCCCAACGGGCGAACCGGCGTCAGCCTCGATAATTCCGACAACACGCTTCTTGGTGGAACAGGCACTTTCGAAGGCAACCTCCTTTCCGGCAACCAACGCGGCATTAGCAGCCTTTCGAGCGACGGAACGCAGATAAAGCGCAATCGCATTGGAACCGACGTTTCAGGCCAATTTGATTTGGGCAATGGCGCCGATGGTTTGTTTTTTGAAGGCGGCACCGGAATCCTCATTGGCGACACGAGTTCGCTTGCCGGTAACACCATCGCATTTAACGGCGGCGACGGCATCGAATTGCGCTTCGCCAACGGCAACCAGATTTTGAGTAATCGCATTGGTGCGCGCGCCAGTGGAACGGCAGTCACCGGAGCCGCGGGAAGTGGTAACGCAGACAACGGCGTACTCATCACGTTCGGCGAAAACAATATTATCGGTGCAGCCGGTGACGGAAATATCATTTGCGCTAATGGCAGCGATGGCATTTCGGTCGCCGGTAACCAGGGGACGGCGCCCAGCGGCACCCAAATCATCGGTAACTTCATCGGTTTGGATGGAGCCAGTAACGCGCGGGGCAACGAAGGGAATGGTATCCGTACTTCGGGCTTTGTCGACACGACAACGATTGGCTCGACGGCGACCAATGGACGCAACTACCTTTCCGGCAATGGCGCTGCCGGTATCCTCCTTTCGGGCGACCCGGAACTGGCTACCAGTGCGACGCTCATCAACAATTACATCGGCACCAATTCCGGCGGCACTGCAGCTGTTCCTAACGGCACCGACGGCGTGCGAATCACGGCGGCCAACAACACGCTCGGCAACAACACGACCGCAGGACGCAACCTAATTTCAGGAAATCCCGGAACAGGCGTCGCTATTTCGAGCCGCAATAATCGGCTTCTCGGCAACCTGATTGGCACCAACTTCGACGGCACAACTGCCGTGCCCAACGGCGATGGTGTTTCTGTTTCGGGCGCGGGCGCAACCGGCAACTTGATCGGCAACGGCGGCGCGACACGCAACATCATTTCGGGCAACAATGCGCCGTTTACCGGCTATGGAATTCATATCACCGGCGGTGCGAGCGGCAATCGCGTGCGCGGTTGTTTCATCGGAACCGATGTGACGGGTACGGTCGAAATCGGCAATAAGCGCGGCATCGTCATTGAAGACGCTGCCGGAAACGCCGTTGGCGCTGGCTCTGGCGCCACACGGAACGTGATTGCAGGTGGCGAATTTGGCATTCTGATTTCGGGAACCAACGCAAAAACCAACACCGTTACCGGCAATTACGTCGGCACCGACACGACCGGCAACGCCGCGCTTCCCAATGAATATGGCATCGCGATTTCCGACGGTGCGAGCGGCAACACGATTGGCGGCGACATCACTGCATCGCCGCTGGCGGGGAACCTCGTTTCGGGCAACGACAACTACAACATTCTCATCAGCGCAGCGAACGGCAATTTCGTTCATGGCAATCGTGTCGGCACGCGCGCCGATGGACTGGCAGCACTTGGCACCTTTACAACATCAGCTGGTGTTGGCGTCGCGACCGTATCGAGTGGCAACCGCGTCGGCGGGACAGTTGGAACGCGCAACGTCATTGCGGGAAATGCGAATTACGGCGTTTTGGTTCAGAATTTAAATACGCGAGACAACCGCGTGTTGAGCAACTACATCGGCGTTGGAAGCGATGGCACAACGGCGGTGCCGAACGGAAGGAGTGGCGTCGCGATTTCCGATGGCGCTTCGCAAAACATCATCGGCACGACTGCAGCCGGTGAAGGAAATCGCATTGCGAACAACCGGGCCGATGGCGTCACCGTTTTTGGCGTTCCAGCGGGTGCTGAATCGTTTGGCAACAGCATTCGCGGCAACAGCATTTTCAAGAACACCGAACTGGGCATCAACCTGCACCCGATGGGCGAGGCCGCGAACATCGCAACTCCCAACGACGAAACAAACCGCGATGCCGACACCGGCCCCAACAGCTTGCAGAACGCGCCGGTTGTTTCCGTTGTGCGGAATGGTGCGAATGTCGATGTCACAGTGCGCTTAACGGCATCGCCGAACCAGTCGTATATCCTCGACCTCTATCGCAGCGCGACTGCCGATGCTGTTGCAGGCGAAGGTGAAACCTTTGTCGCCAGCAGCGCTGCAACGCCGGCGAATACCAACGGGGCGCTTTCGGTCAGGTTCTCGGTTCCCGCAGCAGGCGGCGAGTTCTTTTCTGCCACTGCCACTGCGACCGCGAATTCGGCCAACACTAAAATCGGCGATACAAGCGAGTTTTCGCGGAGCGTGCGCGTGCCGGCCCTTGTAACCTTGCGCGCCGATTATCGCTTTGTCGATAATCTCAAGAGTAGCGTCGGCGCACCGCCCGACCTGACTCAACTCGGCACCGGCGCTTTTGCTTCTGAAGCTGTCGGCACCGCAGCACCGACTCGTGTTTATCGTTTCGACGATAATTCGGGCCTACAACTCGCGCCCGCGAGGCCGACGCTTGGCAATGGCACCTACACCCTGGCGATTATCGCGCGATTGGATGACGTGACGGGCTATAACCGGCTCGTGGATTTCACTAACGGCAAGGGCGACAGCGGATTTTATGTTCTCAATCAGAAACTGAATCTCTTTCCTGATGGGAGCGGCAGCGCCGGCAGCCCAACCGTCGACCGCAATGTGTTTTATCAATGGGTTTTTACGCGTGAGGTTTCGGGAACGACGCGCGCTTACGTCAACGGTGTCCCAAGCTTCGTGTTCAGCGACACCAACGGTGATGCGGCTTTGAGCGCCGATAATATCATGCGCTTATTCCGCGATGATGATACCATCGCGGATGAGGCTTCGGCTGGCGCGATTTCACGTTTACGTATCTGGGACGGCGCGCTCACGCCAGCCCAAGTCGGAGCACTCGACGGCAATCCGCGATATGGTGCGGGAATTGTGGTTGTCGCTGCGAACCCGCTTGCCACAACCGAAGGCAGAACAAGCGCTTCGTTCACTGTGCGCCTCGCCACGCAACCAACCACCGACGTTTCAGTTCCGATTAAGTCGAGCGACATAACCGAAGGGACGGTCGATAAAGCCACTCTTTTGTTCACTGACGCCAATTGGAACATCGCGCAAACCGTGACCGTGCGCGGCGTTGATGACACGCTCGTCGATGGCGATGTGAATTACCAGATTCAACTCTTGCCAGCCAACAGCGCCGATCCACAATACGCCAATCTCGACAAGGCCGATCTTGCTGCCATTAATCGTGACAACGATGTGGCTCCGGTAGCCACCGGCATTCTTGCGTGGGGTTACAACACTTACGGACAAATCGGCGACGGCACGCGCGACCACCGTTCGCGCCCTGTGCGCGTCACGGCCTATGGCACTGTCGATACTCTTGCGGCGGGCGGCGGGCATTCTCTGGTGGCGCAAACTTCGACTGCGACAGGTGCGCGTGCCGCCGGTTACAACGCGGCGGGTCAATTGGGTGATAGCACCCAAATCGACCGTCCTGCGCCGGTTGCGGTCAGCAACGTGCGCAACATCAAAGTTCTGGCGGCAGGCTGGTATCATTCGCTTGCGCTGCTTAACGACGGCACTGTCTGGGCGTGGGGTTACAACGCCAGCGGCGAACTCGGCGACGGCACAACGCAAAACCGCGCGGTTCCGGTGCGCGTACAAGGCTTGACAGACGTCGTCGCAGTTGCGGCGGGAACCTATCATTCGGCAGCGCTCAAACTCGATGGCAGCGTGTGGACGTGGGGCAATAACTTCTACGGTCAAATCGGCGATGGCACCAACGACGACCGCCTCATTCCGGTACGTGTGGCGACGCTATCCAATGCTTCTGCTATCGCGTGCGGCGGCGCGCATACGCTCGCGATTGCCGGTGGGTCGGTTTACGCGTGGGGTTGGAACTCCGATGGACAACTTGGCGACGGCACGCGCACCGACCGCTTCAAGCCCATTGTTGTCGAGGGCATTACAGGAGCATCACGCGTTGCTGCGGGCTATCTTCACAGCCTCGCGCTGGTGGGAACTGGCGTGCGCGCGTGGGGCGACAACGACCTGGGGCAATTGGGCCGCGCCACAACAGATGATGCTTTGCGGCCTCTCGTTTCGCAAGTTTCGGCAGTGTCCGAGATTGCAGCGGGCGGCGCGCACAGCCTCGCGTTGCGCCAAGACAAAACCTTG
This genomic interval carries:
- a CDS encoding DNA-3-methyladenine glycosylase — its product is MKFEPLPAAFFAADTVVASQELLGHFLLRKLDGEWCGGEIVETEAYISDDPACHAYVRETPRNRSMWGAAGRAYVYRIYGMHFCFNAVCRETGVAEAALVRAIEPRFGTGAMQKRRAMTGKNLTNGPAKFCQALGIDLALDGADLASPDSPLLLARNPERDKFVAARAPLVTTTRIGITRAADWPLRWYLGGSDYVSRRAPKTAV
- the cax gene encoding calcium/proton exchanger, with protein sequence MSAVEFDRTFRKIMETAAPMKRSPFKPSLDWLLIFVPISILLRFVPGLRNDTALFVCACLAIIPLAGWMGRATEHLAEQVGQGVGGLLNATFGNAAELIIALMALSKGLTGVVKASITGSIIGNILLVLGLSFFAGGLKFSEQKFNRTAARSSATALTLAAIALIIPTIFHLVADDIPVEQGGWTVAKEQSLSLWIAVVLILTYAASLVFSLKTHKALFIGGSHGVADEADAAHGEHWSKKKSIIVLLIATCFVAMISEFLVGAVEAARKDLGLTEVFVGVIVVAIIGNAAEHSSAILMAMRNKMDLAVGIAVGSSLQIALFVAPVLIFASHLMGRPMDLEFTIPEVVAMVLAIGITGQISGDGESNWLEGAQLLSVYIVLGILFYFLPEMHEAAAGAVAGSH
- the queF gene encoding preQ(1) synthase; the encoded protein is MSLLPTKTIETFANPHPNNSYTIRFQTAEFTALCPLTGQPDFARIEVEYSPAEHCLESKSLKQYLWSFRDEGHFHEDVTNIILNDMVRACSPQWMTVTGHFNIRGGIDFVITARHDSK
- a CDS encoding NosD domain-containing protein, which encodes MHFRSFLPTLLTLSLTALATNAYAAPFTVTRNADDGRAGTLRAAIESANTTMGADTIEFNITGPPRIVLDAARGTLNITDSVFINGYSQTGSDENTLVTGATNAVPGIEINGAAIAGSANGFRITNTTDVEIRGLSITGFDGNAIAISDSSDITVAGCFLGLTSAGAVDGNGNGISTNNVDSSLFGGSAIEDKNVISGNTLDGIHLSFGSNANRVRGNLIGTDKAGTTKIPNGRTGVSLDNSDNTLLGGTGTFEGNLLSGNQRGISSLSSDGTQIKRNRIGTDVSGQFDLGNGADGLFFEGGTGILIGDTSSLAGNTIAFNGGDGIELRFANGNQILSNRIGARASGTAVTGAAGSGNADNGVLITFGENNIIGAAGDGNIICANGSDGISVAGNQGTAPSGTQIIGNFIGLDGASNARGNEGNGIRTSGFVDTTTIGSTATNGRNYLSGNGAAGILLSGDPELATSATLINNYIGTNSGGTAAVPNGTDGVRITAANNTLGNNTTAGRNLISGNPGTGVAISSRNNRLLGNLIGTNFDGTTAVPNGDGVSVSGAGATGNLIGNGGATRNIISGNNAPFTGYGIHITGGASGNRVRGCFIGTDVTGTVEIGNKRGIVIEDAAGNAVGAGSGATRNVIAGGEFGILISGTNAKTNTVTGNYVGTDTTGNAALPNEYGIAISDGASGNTIGGDITASPLAGNLVSGNDNYNILISAANGNFVHGNRVGTRADGLAALGTFTTSAGVGVATVSSGNRVGGTVGTRNVIAGNANYGVLVQNLNTRDNRVLSNYIGVGSDGTTAVPNGRSGVAISDGASQNIIGTTAAGEGNRIANNRADGVTVFGVPAGAESFGNSIRGNSIFKNTELGINLHPMGEAANIATPNDETNRDADTGPNSLQNAPVVSVVRNGANVDVTVRLTASPNQSYILDLYRSATADAVAGEGETFVASSAATPANTNGALSVRFSVPAAGGEFFSATATATANSANTKIGDTSEFSRSVRVPALVTLRADYRFVDNLKSSVGAPPDLTQLGTGAFASEAVGTAAPTRVYRFDDNSGLQLAPARPTLGNGTYTLAIIARLDDVTGYNRLVDFTNGKGDSGFYVLNQKLNLFPDGSGSAGSPTVDRNVFYQWVFTREVSGTTRAYVNGVPSFVFSDTNGDAALSADNIMRLFRDDDTIADEASAGAISRLRIWDGALTPAQVGALDGNPRYGAGIVVVAANPLATTEGRTSASFTVRLATQPTTDVSVPIKSSDITEGTVDKATLLFTDANWNIAQTVTVRGVDDTLVDGDVNYQIQLLPANSADPQYANLDKADLAAINRDNDVAPVATGILAWGYNTYGQIGDGTRDHRSRPVRVTAYGTVDTLAAGGGHSLVAQTSTATGARAAGYNAAGQLGDSTQIDRPAPVAVSNVRNIKVLAAGWYHSLALLNDGTVWAWGYNASGELGDGTTQNRAVPVRVQGLTDVVAVAAGTYHSAALKLDGSVWTWGNNFYGQIGDGTNDDRLIPVRVATLSNASAIACGGAHTLAIAGGSVYAWGWNSDGQLGDGTRTDRFKPIVVEGITGASRVAAGYLHSLALVGTGVRAWGDNDLGQLGRATTDDALRPLVSQVSAVSEIAAGGAHSLALRQDKTLWAWGNNAYGGLGDGATANRVTPAPVPGLSNVLKFAGGYAHTLAVGTYAAPAGSLARTSPLSSASASATTERVSLAWITPLSSSAGNAANFIVSINGRAATFSAAYSATSNATTLSIDGGLVAGDTVAVSWRDLKTTGGESVADGSVQTVAR